TTGTCTTTCAATTCGATTTCTTTTGCAACAGACACACCGTCTTTAGTGATGTGCGGGCCGCCGAAAGCACGGTCGAGCACCACGTTGCGGCCTTTAGGGCCCAAAGTTACGCGTACGGCGTTTGCCAATACGTTGACGCCGTTTACCATTTTTTGGCGAACTTCATTGCCGAATTGTACGTCTTTTGCTGCCATTTAAATTCTCCAAATCAATATTAAAAATCTGTTTGAGGCCATCTGAAAACTTCATGTTTGATTCAGACGGCCTTTGGTTCTGAAACTTAATTCAACAATTATTCAACGATACCGAAGATGTCTTCTTCACGCATTACCAACAGCTCTTCGCCGTCGGCTTTTACAGTTTGGCCGCTGTATTTGCCGAAGATCACTTTGTCGCCGACTTTGACATCCAGCGGACGGCGCTCACCGTCTTTACCGATTTTGCCCGCACCCACGGCGATTACTTCGCCCATGTCGGGTTTTTCAGCAGCCGCACCCGGCAAAACGATGCCGGAGGCAGTTTTTTCTTCAGCTTCTAAGCGTTTGACGACTACGCGGTCGTGTAAAGGGCGGATGGTCATGTCTTAATGCTCCGATAAATAAATAGATTGAAAACAATTGTCTGTCGGACATGACAGACACGGTTTGCTTGAAAATAGCGGCACACTTAGTAGAAAGCCTGCCGTAATGGCGGGTAGATTTGGGTTATCTGCGACAAATTCAAGGGAAAAAGTAAAAATTTCTATGCAGTCTTTCCAAATATTTTCATACACAAAAATGTTCGAGTACATATTTTTCAGACGGCCTGATATACCAACTGCAAAGTTCGTTTAAAAACAACCCATTTCCTTTACAAATTCAATACAACTCTTTACAACCGTTTCTTTTATATGCATTATTATAAATGATGATTATTCTTAATTGCATATTTTAAAGATAATTTCTCTTTATTTGCTTTTATTTTTTATTACTGTCATTTTATTAAGGACATTTCTCAATGAATACGCCCCTGTTCCGACTGAGCCTGCTGTCACTGACACTGGCGGCCGGTTTTGCACACGCAGAAAATGAAGCCAAAGACAATGTTGTGCTTGATACCGTTACCGTTAAAGGTCAGGCCACAAGCGCCACACACCGTGTAACGACTAAACGCATGGAAGAAACGACTTCCACTGATTTAAAAGACGTATTGTTCAACGAACCCTCTATCAGCTTCGGCGGCGGCAACGGTCAGTCGCAGTGGGTAACCATCCGCGGCATGGGACAAGACCAAATAGACTATAAAGTTGACGATACTTACACTGACAGCCAGATTTTCCACCACAACGGTCGCTTTATGCTTGACCCTGCATTGGTAAAAGTCGTTGCTGTGCAAAAAGGTACGGGTTCGGCCTCAGCAGGTATCGGCGCAACCAGCGGTGCGATTGTTGCCGAAACGGTTGAAGCCCAAGATTTGCTGAGAGAGGGTCAAAACGTCGGTTTCAAAGTCAATGCCGGTATCAGCAGCAATAAAGGCTATTCGCGCGGCGCAAGCGTTTACGGTCAGGCAGGCGGTTTTGACGCTTTGGTTTCAGGCAATTTCGTACGCGACAAAGAATACACGGCAGGCAAAGGCTACCGTAATCTGCTCGGAAGCGATAAGGTTTTAAACAGTGGATTGGGTTCACGCGGTTTGCTGGGCAAAATCGGCTATCGTTTCAACGAGGACAACCGTATTGAATTAAGCCACCGCCAAGAGAAGCAATATGGGGAACGCGCCCTGCGCGAAGAGTTCGATTTCTCGCAAGTCTTCCAAACCGACCGCCGTACGGGTCAATACGTTTTGGATGCCAACGGCAACCGTATTCCGAATGTCGCCACCAACTCGCCGCGTTACCGCACACTGACCCAAGACACCACCAACTTGGAATTCAAAGGCGGAAACTTGGGCTTTATCGACAAAATCAAAGCCAATGTTTACCGTTTGAATACCAAACGTGACGAAGTCCCCAGTCCAGATTTTGAATTGGACGGCGAAGTACGGACATACGGAGCCAATCTCAATCTCGACAGCCGTCTATTTGACCGCCATACCCTGAAATACGGAGTAAACTGGCGCACTCAAAAAAGCAGCTCAAACGGAGAAAACAACGAGAAGAAAAGCGATGCCGGCGTATATGTAGAAGGTATTTGGGATTTCTCACCGGTTACGCTGACCACAGGTTTGCGCTATGACCGTTGGAAAATGAAAACCAGCAGTAATACAGAAAATTCAGACGGCAACCTCAATCCAAGCATCGGGTTGGTTTATGACATTACCCCTGATTTTTCCATCAACACCAGCCTGAACTATGCAACCCGCAGCCCCCGTCTGAACGAAGCAGCTTTAGCAAACAAAAGGCCGATTGTTGCATCGCCTGACTTGAAAGCAGAACGCTCGCGAAATGCAGAAATTGGCTTTAACTACCACTGGAATTCTGCCCTGACGCTCTCCGGCAGCTATTTCCATCAGCAAATCAAAGATGTACAGGCAATCCGTCAAGAAGGACGAAACAACGTCTGGTATAACGGCGGCAAGCTGAAAAACACAGGTTACGAACTGAACGCAGCCTACCGCTGGAAAGGTCTGACCGCACGTGCAGGCGTAGCCTACAGCAAACCGAAGCTGAACGGCGATACCGCCGACAAAGTAACGACCGCCATCCCGATGGGACGCACATGGACAACAGGTCTGTCTTACCAATTCGACAATCCGAATCTAGAAATCGGCTGGCGCGGACGTTATGTCCAAAATGCAGGCTACGCCCCAACCTCGCGCGGCTCTGATGTGGCTCTGAATGTCGTCCGTGCAGGCTACGGCGTCAACGATATCTTCGCCAACTGGAAACCGACAGGCAAAGACGACTTGAACGTCAACTTCTCCGTCAACAATGTCTTTGATAAAAACTACAAGCCGCACAGCCAACGCGCAGGTGCCAACTCCCTGCCTGAACCAGGCCGCGATGTCCGCCTAAGCGTGAACTACCGCTTCTAAGCAATCAGCTTGAAAAAGCCGTCTGAAAACAAAAGTTTTCAGACGGCATCTAGCTTTATAATCCGATACAAGTTATCATTTCGATTTACTTTATTTCCGACCACGGAGAAACCCTATGTTACGTTTGACCGCTTTAGCCGTATGCTGCGCCCTCGCTTTGGGTGCGTGTTCACCGAAAGATTCTGCGTCCAACCAAGCCCAAACTGCTTCCGCTTCTGCCGCCCAAACCGAAGGTGCAAGCCTGACCGTTAAAACGGCGCGCGGTGAAGCAAAAGTGCCGCAAAATCCGGAGCGTATCGCCGTTTACGATTTGGGCATGCTCGACACTTTAAACAAACTGGGCGTGAAAACCGGTTTGTCCGTCGACAAAAACCGCCTGCCCTACTTGGACGAATATTTCAAAACCACGAAACCTGCCGGCACGCTGTTTGAGCCTGACTACGAAGCCTTAAACGCTTACAAACCGCAGCTCATCATCATCGGCAGCCGTGCAGCCAAAGCGTTTGATAAGTTGAACGAGATCGCGCCAACCATCGAGATGACCGCCGAAACCGCCAATCTGAAAGAAAGTTCCAAAGAGCGCATCGACGCGCTGGCGCAAATCTTCGGCAAACAGGCCGAAGCGGACAAGCTGAAAGCGGAAATCGATGCTTCGTTTGAAGCGGCGAAAACTGCTGCGCAAGGCAAAGGCAAGGGTTTGGTGGTATTGGTCAACGGCGGTAAGATGTCGGCTTTCGGCCCTTCCTCACGTTTGGGCGGTTGGTTGCATAAAGACATCGGCGTTCCCGCTGTTGATGAATCGATTAAAGAAGGCAGCCACGGCCAGCCTATCAGCTTTGAATACCTGAAAGAGAAAAACCCTGATTGGCTGTTTGTTTTGGACCGCGGCGCGGCCATCGGCGAAGAAGGCCAGGCGGCAAAAGATGTGTTGAACAATCCGCTGGTTGCCGAAACAACCGCTTGGAAAAAAGGACAGGTGGTTTACCTTGTTCCTGAAACTTATCTGGCGGCCGGCGGCGCACAAGAATTGCTGAACGCTTCCAAACAGGTAAGCGATGCGTTTAATGCGGCCAAGTAATTCGGCGCGGGCATAGCCGCCCGCTTCTTTCAGACGGCCTGAAGGGTTTGATGATGCACAGGATCAAGCTGCTTGACCTGAAGTCATTGGATTTAGGCCGTCTGAAAATACATGGTGCAAATGGACAATTTTTGCCTGTTTGCATCTGTTTTTATGATGGGCAAACCTGCCTTTTTTGCCAAATACCTTAACCCTTCTTTCAGACGGCCTTATTTTTTCCGAACCATTTTATGTTTCACAAACCTTCATTTTTAAATGCGATCAACGGCGTGGCGCTGCTGATATTGTTTGCCGTCAGCCTGTCGGTCGGCGTGGCCGAATTCAAATGGTCCGCCCTGTTTTCGCTATCCGACAGCCAGCAGGTCATGTTCATCAGCCGCCTGCCGCGCACGTTTGCGATTGTGCTGACGGGTGCGTCGATGGCGGTGGCCGGTATGATTATGCAGATTTTGATGCACAACCGTTTTGTCGAACCGTCGATGGTGGGCGCAAGTCAAAGCGCGGCTTTGGGTTTGCTACTGATGACCCTGCTGCTTCCGGCCGCGCCGCTGCTGGCAAAAATGTCGGTTGCCGCCGTTGCCGCGCTGATCGGGATGTTGGTCTTTATGTTGCTGATCCGCCGCCTGCCGCCGACCGCGCAACTGATGGTGCCTTTGGTCGGGATTATTTTCGGTGGGGTGATTGAGGCGGTGGCCACCTTTATCGCGTATGAAAACGAAATGCTGCAAATGCTCGGCGTGTGGCAACAGGGCGATTTTTCCGGCGTGTTGCTCGGGCGGTATGAATTGTTGTGGGCAACGGGGATTTTGGCTTTATTCGCCTATTTGATTGCAGACCAGCTGACGATTTTGGGTTTGGGCGAAACGGTAAGCGTGAACTTGGGGCTGAACCGGACGGCGATTCTGTGGTCGGGGCTGATTATTGTGGCGCTGATTACGTCTTTGGTGGTCGTGACGGTCGGCAATATTCCGTTTATCGGCCTAGTCGTGCCGAACATCATCAGCCGCCTGATGGGCGACAAGCTGCGCCAAAGCCTGCCTGCAGTGGCCTTGCTGGGCGCGTCTTTGGTGTTGCTGTGCGACATTGTCGGACGCGTGATTGTGTTTCCGTTTGAAATTCCGGTCTCTACGGTTTTTGGCGTAATGGGAACGGCTTTGTTTTTATGGCTTTTATTAAGGAAACCTGCTCATGCCGTCTGAAAAAAATATCGGTTTTATGGCAGGAAGCAGCCGTCCGTTGTGGGTGGCCTTCGCGCTGTTGCTGGTTTCCTGCGTCCTATTTATGACGCTCAACGTCAAAGGCGATTGGGACTTTGTCTTGCACCTGCGCCTGACCAAGCTTGCCGCACTGCTGATGGTTGCCTATGCAGTCGGCGTGTCCACGCAACTCTTCCAAACGCTGACCAACAATCCGATTCTGACCCCTTCGATTTTGGGTTTCGATTCGCTGTATGTGTTTTTGCAGACCTTGCTGGTGTTTACGCTCGGCGGCGTGGACTATGCTTCCCTACCGTTGACGGGCAAATTCGGCTTTGAACTGGTCGTCATGATGGGCGGCTCGCTGCTGCTGTTCTACACACTCATCAAACAGGGCGGACGCGATTTGTCGCGCATGATTTTAATCGGCGTAATTTTCGGGATTTTGTTCCGCAGCCTGTCGTCGCTGCTTTCGCGCATGATTGATCCCGAAGAATTTACCGCCGCGCAGGCGAATATGTTTGCCACCTTCAATACCGTCCACTCGGAGTTGTTGGGCATCGGCGCAATCGTGTTGCTCATCAGCGCCGCCGTGATCTGGCGCGAACGCCACCGCCTCGATGTTTACCTGCTCGGCCGCAATCAAGCCATCAATTTGGGCATCAACTACACGCGCAATACCTTATGGCTGCTGTTATGGATCGCCGCACTGGTTGCGACTGCAACCGCCGTTGTCGGCCCGGTAAGCTTTTTCGGCCTGCTGGTTACAGCGCTGGCCAACCATTTTTCTCCGTCGGTGAAACATTCCGTCCGCCTGCCCATGACTTTTTGTGTCGGCGGCATCCTGTTGGTCGGCGGGCAAACCATCTTCGAACACTTCCTCGGCATGCAGGCCGTTTTGAGCGTGGTCGTCGAATTTGCAGGCGGATTGGTATTTTTATATTTGGTGTTGAAAAAGAAATAAATTAAACGTGCCCAAACGTTCGCAAAAATAAATTCAGGCCGTCTGAAATCCATGTTTTCAAAATATTTAATCCTTGAAATGAAACTAAATTTCTGACATGTACTCATAGTAAACATCACTGGATTTACTAAAATTACAAAAAATGAGTACGACATTAAAATACCGTCCCGACTTGGACGGCATCCGGGCGTTGGCAGTCTTGGCTGTCATTATTTTCCACATTGATGCCGCTTGGCTGCCCGGCGGTTTCCTCGGTGTGGATATGTTTTTCGTTTTGTCCGGCTACCTGATCACCACCATCATCAGCCGCGAAATGCAAAACAGCAGTTTTTCGTTTTTAGAATTCTACAAACGCCGCGCGAAGCGCATTTTGCCTGTTTTTTCCTGCGTATTGCTGTGTACGAGTTTGGCCGCCGCAATCTTTTTCTTGTCGTTTGACCTGCGCCAATACGTCAAATCGGCAGTGTTTGCGTTGCTGTTTTCGGCCAACCTGTTTTTTGCACGGCGCGGCGGTTATTTTGATGCCGATGCGGTGGAAAAACCTTTGCAACACATTTGGTCTTTATCGCTGGAAGAGCAGTTTTACTTTGTTTTTCCGGTTTTGCTGATTGCCTTTTTCCGATTCAGCAAAGGGCGCAACATCCGCCAATTCATCCTTTTGCTGATTGTATTGAGCCTGCTGTCCGTCTTTTTGCCCACCTTCGGCATGGACCCTTATTTCCTGCCTTATGTGCGCGCATATGAGCTGCTGATCGGCGCGCTTTTTGCCTTTATTCCGCCCTCCCAAACCAACGACCGTTTCAGCACACCTTTGGTCGGCTGGGCGATGATGGCGGTTATTGCCGCCATGCTGCTGCTTCCTTACGGCGTGTTGCCCGGCGAAGGCAATATCGAACGGCTGCTGTGCTGTACGGCGGTTGGCGGCTTGATTTACTCGGGCAAAACCCTGCAAACGCAAAGCGGCTTCAATACCGCCAAACTGTTGAGCCTCAAGCCCGTTGTGTTTATCGGTTTGATTTCCTATTCACTGTATCTCTGGCATTGGGTGGTCTTGGCCGTCATGCGCTATGTTTACATGGACAACGCTTTGCCGATGTCCGCGATTGTATTGGCCGTCGTACTGATGTCGGGCTTGTCCGTTTTGTCCTATTACTTTGTCGAAACACCAGTGCGACGGATAAAGAATTTCACCACCAAGAAATTCATCGGGGTAATCGCCGCCTATTTCGCTCTGCTGATTCCTGCCGCCGGCTACCTGCTGACTGCCAAACCGGCCGCATACGAGGCAAACCTATATACGGTTGACGAAAGTAAAATCTGCGCGGATACCTTGACCAAAACCGACTGCGCTGTCGGCGCGGAAAATCAAAGCAGCAAAGTCCTGCTGATGGGTGACTCCCACGCCGCCCACCTGACGCCCTTTATTGATATAGTGGGCAAACAGGAAGGCTTTGCCGCCGACATTATCTCGTCCAACAGTTGCGGCGTTGCCTTCGGCTTCCTCCTGCCGCAAAGTGACCGCCGTGCCAAACGCTGCAACCCTTACAACCGCTTTATCGCACAAAAGGTTGAAAACTATCCGGTGGTCTTTATCTCGCAACGTTGGTTCCTGCATACCGACAAGCCCGGTTTTACGGATCATTTCGGCAAAATGCTCGACACCCTGATTCAACAGGGCAAACAGGTTTACGTCTTTGCCGACACGCCGATGAGCGCGCAACTGCCCCTGCGCCATTACTACCTGAAACAGCGTCTCGGCATCGATATGCAATACGTTTCCGAGCATAAAAAAGCGGAAATTGCCCGCTCCGCCGAAGCCGACAAAACCATAGAAAACATCGTCAAACAGCGGCCTGCCGTGCATTGGGTCAACATCATGGAGCCTATTCCGGCAGACAAAACCATAGACGACCTGCCGATATATTTTGACACCAACCACCTCAATACCCACGGTGTGACAAAACTGGCGGAAAAATTTATACAGGACAAAAAAATACTCCTAAAATAACACCGCAGTTTCAGTCCGAAACCTTTGCCGCAATACTGAATGCAAATGCCGCTCAAAGCGCAGCAAACAGT
This genomic interval from Neisseria sp. Marseille-Q5346 contains the following:
- a CDS encoding siderophore ABC transporter substrate-binding protein, producing the protein MLRLTALAVCCALALGACSPKDSASNQAQTASASAAQTEGASLTVKTARGEAKVPQNPERIAVYDLGMLDTLNKLGVKTGLSVDKNRLPYLDEYFKTTKPAGTLFEPDYEALNAYKPQLIIIGSRAAKAFDKLNEIAPTIEMTAETANLKESSKERIDALAQIFGKQAEADKLKAEIDASFEAAKTAAQGKGKGLVVLVNGGKMSAFGPSSRLGGWLHKDIGVPAVDESIKEGSHGQPISFEYLKEKNPDWLFVLDRGAAIGEEGQAAKDVLNNPLVAETTAWKKGQVVYLVPETYLAAGGAQELLNASKQVSDAFNAAK
- a CDS encoding ABC transporter permease, with the translated sequence MFHKPSFLNAINGVALLILFAVSLSVGVAEFKWSALFSLSDSQQVMFISRLPRTFAIVLTGASMAVAGMIMQILMHNRFVEPSMVGASQSAALGLLLMTLLLPAAPLLAKMSVAAVAALIGMLVFMLLIRRLPPTAQLMVPLVGIIFGGVIEAVATFIAYENEMLQMLGVWQQGDFSGVLLGRYELLWATGILALFAYLIADQLTILGLGETVSVNLGLNRTAILWSGLIIVALITSLVVVTVGNIPFIGLVVPNIISRLMGDKLRQSLPAVALLGASLVLLCDIVGRVIVFPFEIPVSTVFGVMGTALFLWLLLRKPAHAV
- a CDS encoding TonB-dependent receptor, with amino-acid sequence MNTPLFRLSLLSLTLAAGFAHAENEAKDNVVLDTVTVKGQATSATHRVTTKRMEETTSTDLKDVLFNEPSISFGGGNGQSQWVTIRGMGQDQIDYKVDDTYTDSQIFHHNGRFMLDPALVKVVAVQKGTGSASAGIGATSGAIVAETVEAQDLLREGQNVGFKVNAGISSNKGYSRGASVYGQAGGFDALVSGNFVRDKEYTAGKGYRNLLGSDKVLNSGLGSRGLLGKIGYRFNEDNRIELSHRQEKQYGERALREEFDFSQVFQTDRRTGQYVLDANGNRIPNVATNSPRYRTLTQDTTNLEFKGGNLGFIDKIKANVYRLNTKRDEVPSPDFELDGEVRTYGANLNLDSRLFDRHTLKYGVNWRTQKSSSNGENNEKKSDAGVYVEGIWDFSPVTLTTGLRYDRWKMKTSSNTENSDGNLNPSIGLVYDITPDFSINTSLNYATRSPRLNEAALANKRPIVASPDLKAERSRNAEIGFNYHWNSALTLSGSYFHQQIKDVQAIRQEGRNNVWYNGGKLKNTGYELNAAYRWKGLTARAGVAYSKPKLNGDTADKVTTAIPMGRTWTTGLSYQFDNPNLEIGWRGRYVQNAGYAPTSRGSDVALNVVRAGYGVNDIFANWKPTGKDDLNVNFSVNNVFDKNYKPHSQRAGANSLPEPGRDVRLSVNYRF
- a CDS encoding acyltransferase family protein; its protein translation is MSTTLKYRPDLDGIRALAVLAVIIFHIDAAWLPGGFLGVDMFFVLSGYLITTIISREMQNSSFSFLEFYKRRAKRILPVFSCVLLCTSLAAAIFFLSFDLRQYVKSAVFALLFSANLFFARRGGYFDADAVEKPLQHIWSLSLEEQFYFVFPVLLIAFFRFSKGRNIRQFILLLIVLSLLSVFLPTFGMDPYFLPYVRAYELLIGALFAFIPPSQTNDRFSTPLVGWAMMAVIAAMLLLPYGVLPGEGNIERLLCCTAVGGLIYSGKTLQTQSGFNTAKLLSLKPVVFIGLISYSLYLWHWVVLAVMRYVYMDNALPMSAIVLAVVLMSGLSVLSYYFVETPVRRIKNFTTKKFIGVIAAYFALLIPAAGYLLTAKPAAYEANLYTVDESKICADTLTKTDCAVGAENQSSKVLLMGDSHAAHLTPFIDIVGKQEGFAADIISSNSCGVAFGFLLPQSDRRAKRCNPYNRFIAQKVENYPVVFISQRWFLHTDKPGFTDHFGKMLDTLIQQGKQVYVFADTPMSAQLPLRHYYLKQRLGIDMQYVSEHKKAEIARSAEADKTIENIVKQRPAVHWVNIMEPIPADKTIDDLPIYFDTNHLNTHGVTKLAEKFIQDKKILLK
- a CDS encoding iron chelate uptake ABC transporter family permease subunit; protein product: MPSEKNIGFMAGSSRPLWVAFALLLVSCVLFMTLNVKGDWDFVLHLRLTKLAALLMVAYAVGVSTQLFQTLTNNPILTPSILGFDSLYVFLQTLLVFTLGGVDYASLPLTGKFGFELVVMMGGSLLLFYTLIKQGGRDLSRMILIGVIFGILFRSLSSLLSRMIDPEEFTAAQANMFATFNTVHSELLGIGAIVLLISAAVIWRERHRLDVYLLGRNQAINLGINYTRNTLWLLLWIAALVATATAVVGPVSFFGLLVTALANHFSPSVKHSVRLPMTFCVGGILLVGGQTIFEHFLGMQAVLSVVVEFAGGLVFLYLVLKKK
- the groES gene encoding co-chaperone GroES, which codes for MTIRPLHDRVVVKRLEAEEKTASGIVLPGAAAEKPDMGEVIAVGAGKIGKDGERRPLDVKVGDKVIFGKYSGQTVKADGEELLVMREEDIFGIVE